In Pontiella desulfatans, one DNA window encodes the following:
- a CDS encoding permease, with translation MIAKMFISAAPYVVLGFIIAGVLHQWVPRDLLRRHLGGRGGLPLLKGVGIGSFLPICSCGTIPLGIGLYRCGAGIGTILAFMTSSPILSPVVVLVSFKLLGLKMTATLLGTALVGSFVIGWMGNRFFSKGRKDKPDEQLQYERAPKKGERSFGQWFRWTFGDLGASVGFELVLGLTVATLVMAFLPLEFISEWLGSGRIISLVLIVLLSLPVYTCSVPSVPIVQSLLLLGVSPGAAVVYLMAGPATNMGELNAIRANMGKKVAGFYGLALIVVALSAGLVTDYFIFSDYRYLADQVDGTLVVQQCCIPVLYNQTSIYAVDFTSVSWVEWISTAILAVVVAYGFFKELRAFFVNPCKVCRWREYAEEKKCAQKCHVRRKHDLFRKLTR, from the coding sequence ATGATCGCCAAAATGTTTATCTCGGCCGCACCTTACGTGGTGCTGGGCTTTATCATTGCGGGCGTGCTGCATCAATGGGTTCCGCGCGACCTGCTTCGTCGGCACCTCGGCGGCCGCGGCGGCCTGCCGTTGCTCAAGGGCGTTGGGATTGGATCGTTCCTTCCCATCTGCTCGTGCGGGACGATTCCGTTGGGCATTGGCCTCTACCGCTGCGGCGCGGGCATTGGCACTATTCTCGCGTTTATGACCAGCAGCCCGATTCTTTCGCCCGTTGTCGTGTTGGTTTCATTTAAATTGCTCGGGTTGAAAATGACGGCAACCTTGTTGGGCACGGCATTGGTTGGTTCGTTTGTGATTGGCTGGATGGGCAATCGCTTCTTTTCCAAAGGCAGGAAAGATAAGCCCGATGAGCAATTGCAATATGAACGCGCCCCGAAAAAGGGGGAGCGCTCGTTTGGGCAATGGTTCCGCTGGACGTTCGGCGACCTGGGTGCGAGCGTGGGTTTTGAGCTGGTGCTGGGATTAACGGTCGCCACGTTGGTGATGGCGTTTCTCCCGTTGGAGTTTATATCGGAGTGGCTGGGGAGCGGCCGGATAATCAGTCTGGTGCTCATCGTATTGCTGAGCCTTCCGGTCTACACCTGTAGCGTTCCGTCGGTTCCGATCGTGCAGAGCCTGTTGCTGCTTGGAGTGTCGCCCGGCGCTGCGGTGGTTTATCTGATGGCCGGACCAGCCACCAATATGGGTGAGCTGAATGCCATTCGTGCCAACATGGGGAAAAAGGTGGCCGGCTTTTATGGGTTAGCCCTCATCGTTGTTGCGTTGTCGGCGGGGCTCGTGACGGACTATTTCATTTTTTCGGACTATCGCTATCTCGCGGATCAAGTCGACGGTACGTTGGTGGTCCAGCAGTGCTGTATTCCTGTGCTGTATAACCAGACCTCGATTTACGCGGTGGATTTTACCTCCGTGTCCTGGGTGGAGTGGATTTCAACTGCCATCTTGGCGGTGGTGGTCGCGTACGGATTCTTCAAGGAACTGCGCGCATTTTTCGTGAATCCCTGCAAGGTTTGCCGCTGGCGTGAATATGCGGAAGAGAAAAAATGTGCGCAAAAATGCCATGTCCGCCGCAAGCATGATCTTTTCCGCAAGCTAACTCGTTGA
- a CDS encoding beta-galactosidase, whose product MRVYREIGLLLMGLVYHGHAAVPEAWPYWPEYHKTPLSEIRPQEWQEQDHIIDGWDWSLPPSVEPAPNGLMAVKRTQNLKRSLNGFLEPVDLPMNPTVTLWIKWKDLEPVEGNYQFDVLRTRVEEAEQLGYSVVLRMLFSATNFAPEWIQDYDIPIREEHKKSKMINYEVSHPEFHNRYVGLIDALGQSGIPNMDALKGAFLGYASPSNGDEGIGPHGVDPDTVPHVIERLDAWGRAFKGVEHKVFMGGISQHGLDLGFGIRRGFVEMYLYHIPDELLGQSVDDAGYLFVDDSVDVLKRNIFHGEENEEYEEAWATEKRDFRFGPNTDSYSYRYFTSNLRLLQMQSNYVLYNSFSIMPEQMVWVGQTLGRTVEDSPDIWCSLRESYVRRVGPVKNFERWLYQRDSEGFETEPAVKIDQAIEMWMVEPGSYYDYVARKGKQIGLAVDDRWCGGGPVDVAIKVTYFDVGRGTVDVGVRTRKGGARKRIKLTGTEKLRTATFFIDDAIFNAKGMDYDLIFHGSGAEAVLSFVRVIRVGKL is encoded by the coding sequence ATGAGAGTGTATAGGGAAATCGGTCTGCTGTTGATGGGGCTGGTATATCATGGGCATGCAGCAGTGCCGGAGGCGTGGCCGTATTGGCCGGAATATCATAAGACTCCGCTGAGTGAGATTCGTCCGCAGGAGTGGCAGGAACAGGATCATATTATCGATGGGTGGGACTGGTCGCTTCCGCCCTCTGTTGAACCTGCGCCGAATGGCCTGATGGCGGTCAAGCGTACCCAGAACCTGAAGCGTTCACTTAACGGCTTCCTTGAACCAGTTGATTTGCCGATGAATCCGACGGTTACTCTCTGGATTAAATGGAAAGATCTGGAACCGGTGGAGGGGAACTATCAATTCGACGTTCTCCGGACGCGGGTCGAAGAGGCGGAGCAACTGGGGTATTCCGTGGTGTTGCGCATGCTCTTTTCCGCAACCAATTTTGCGCCGGAGTGGATTCAGGATTATGACATTCCGATCCGGGAAGAGCATAAAAAGTCCAAAATGATCAATTATGAGGTATCGCATCCTGAATTTCACAATCGGTATGTCGGCCTTATCGATGCGTTGGGGCAAAGCGGAATTCCGAATATGGATGCGCTGAAGGGCGCGTTTTTAGGGTATGCCTCGCCATCCAACGGCGATGAGGGGATCGGGCCGCATGGCGTTGATCCGGACACAGTTCCGCATGTGATTGAGCGGCTTGATGCCTGGGGGCGTGCATTTAAAGGCGTTGAGCACAAGGTGTTCATGGGTGGTATTTCGCAACATGGATTGGATCTGGGGTTTGGGATCCGCCGGGGCTTTGTGGAGATGTATCTGTATCATATTCCGGATGAGCTGCTCGGTCAGTCGGTCGATGACGCGGGCTATCTCTTTGTGGATGATTCGGTGGATGTGCTGAAGCGGAATATTTTTCATGGCGAGGAGAATGAAGAATATGAAGAAGCCTGGGCGACGGAAAAACGCGATTTCCGCTTCGGTCCTAATACGGATAGTTATTCCTATCGTTATTTTACCTCCAACCTGCGGTTGCTCCAGATGCAGTCCAACTATGTGCTCTATAATTCGTTCTCCATTATGCCGGAGCAGATGGTCTGGGTAGGGCAGACGCTTGGGCGCACCGTCGAGGATTCGCCGGACATCTGGTGTTCGTTACGTGAAAGCTATGTGCGACGCGTTGGGCCGGTTAAAAATTTTGAGCGTTGGCTTTATCAGCGCGACTCCGAAGGGTTTGAGACCGAGCCCGCTGTGAAAATCGATCAGGCGATTGAGATGTGGATGGTGGAGCCGGGTAGCTATTACGACTATGTCGCCCGCAAGGGAAAACAGATCGGTCTGGCGGTGGATGACCGCTGGTGCGGCGGTGGCCCCGTCGATGTGGCGATTAAAGTAACCTATTTTGATGTGGGGCGCGGTACGGTGGATGTGGGTGTTCGAACCCGGAAGGGCGGGGCGCGGAAACGAATCAAACTGACCGGGACCGAAAAACTCAGGACCGCCACTTTTTTCATTGATGATGCGATTTTCAATGCCAAAGGCATGGATTATGACCTTATATTCCATGGTTCGGGGGCTGAAGCCGTTTTATCGTTTGTGCGTGTCATCCGGGTGGGAAAGCTTTAG